One bacterium DNA segment encodes these proteins:
- a CDS encoding PorV/PorQ family protein, with translation MFRKSASRAFASTWAILAFAVMPLLAQGISRQDYSGLDKYLEQGRQSDFSFVGARAAEFLTIPVGARGIGMGGAYTAITDDISSIWWNPAGLGFLKQKEVMLTVVDYTLDVTYSYAGAAVPLGDGDIVIGGFFGYLDVPDMEITTVSQPEGTGSTFNAYDFQMGGSLAYNFSDRFMGGINVKYVHQDVFGNTSGNAFAIDAGAIYHTELADREIKFAFAIQNLGTNITMRGSDLIESVGPEDKSGSLPSGYSDYSSDQGAFARRSNREVMWLTNTYRLPTVVKLSLAYTLFASEKVNWVTAAEIWRPSYIPISYSAGTELTFAFDSYTTAALRSGWMIQTDELNDGVDKSGYTYEGDNPAWRGFSLGGGIQRTWLGRTVSFNYAYRNKGRLSADNFFTVQFGF, from the coding sequence ATGTTCAGAAAATCAGCCTCAAGAGCTTTTGCCAGCACTTGGGCGATCCTGGCCTTTGCTGTCATGCCTTTGCTGGCGCAGGGCATTTCGCGGCAGGATTACTCGGGGTTGGACAAGTACCTGGAGCAAGGCAGACAGTCCGACTTCTCGTTCGTCGGCGCCCGCGCCGCCGAATTCCTGACTATCCCCGTGGGTGCTCGGGGCATAGGCATGGGGGGCGCTTACACCGCCATCACCGATGACATATCATCGATCTGGTGGAATCCGGCCGGTCTGGGATTCCTCAAGCAGAAAGAGGTCATGCTCACCGTGGTCGATTACACCCTCGACGTGACCTACAGCTACGCCGGGGCGGCGGTGCCCCTCGGAGACGGTGATATCGTCATCGGAGGGTTTTTCGGCTATCTGGATGTTCCGGACATGGAAATAACCACGGTGAGCCAGCCTGAGGGAACGGGCAGCACTTTCAACGCCTACGATTTCCAGATGGGCGGCTCGCTGGCCTACAACTTTTCGGACCGCTTCATGGGCGGCATCAACGTGAAATATGTCCACCAGGACGTGTTCGGCAATACGAGCGGCAACGCTTTCGCCATCGACGCCGGCGCCATTTACCACACCGAGCTGGCGGACCGCGAGATCAAATTTGCTTTCGCCATCCAGAACCTGGGGACCAATATCACCATGCGCGGCTCCGACCTGATCGAGTCGGTGGGCCCGGAAGACAAGAGCGGTTCGCTGCCGAGCGGATACAGCGACTATTCGAGCGACCAGGGCGCTTTCGCCCGCCGGAGCAACCGCGAGGTCATGTGGCTGACCAACACCTACCGTCTGCCCACGGTGGTAAAGCTGTCGCTGGCTTACACTCTTTTCGCCAGCGAGAAAGTGAACTGGGTGACCGCGGCCGAGATATGGCGTCCCAGCTACATTCCCATTTCCTACTCCGCCGGCACCGAGCTGACTTTCGCTTTCGACAGCTACACCACCGCGGCGCTGCGCAGCGGCTGGATGATCCAGACCGATGAGCTCAACGACGGAGTCGACAAGTCGGGCTATACCTATGAGGGCGACAATCCGGCCTGGCGTGGTTTCAGCCTCGGCGGGGGTATCCAGCGGACCTGGCTCGGCCGGACGGTAAGCTTTAACTACGCTTACCGGAACAAGGGGCGGCTTTCGGCAGATAATTTCTTCACTGTCCAGTTCGGTTTCTGA